The proteins below come from a single Sorghum bicolor cultivar BTx623 chromosome 4, Sorghum_bicolor_NCBIv3, whole genome shotgun sequence genomic window:
- the LOC8073861 gene encoding ornithine carbamoyltransferase, chloroplastic, with the protein MTPAAAISGSSGHLVVSSPCLRQPLPPSPRTARPIAANAASPVARRGVAAAAVSSPAVSAAAGKDAKQAPKDFLHINDFDKDTIMNILNRAIEVKAAIKSGDRSFQPFKGKSMAMIFAKPSMRTRVSFETGFFLLGGHAIYLGPDDIQMGKREETRDVARVLSGYNDIIMARVFAHQDILDLANYAPVPVINGLTDYNHPCQIMADALTMLEHIGRIENTKVVYVGDGNNIVHSWLLLAAVLPFHFVCACPKGFEPDAKTVEIARSAGISKIEITNDPREAVKGADVVYTDVWASMGQKEEADYRKQKFQGFTVDEALMEIAGSQAYLMHCLPAERGVEVTDGAIEAPNSIVFPQAENRMHAQNAIMLHVLGA; encoded by the exons AtgacgccggcggcggcgatctCCGGCTCCAGCGGCCACCTCGTCGTCTCCTCCCCCTGCCTCAGGCAGCCGCTCCCGCCATCTCCGCGCACCGCTCGCCCAATCGCGGCCAACGCCGCCTCGCCCGTGGCCCGCCGCGGGGTCGCGGCCGCCGCCGTGTCCAGCCCCGCTGTGTCGGCCGCCGCGGGGAAGGATG CCAAACAGGCTCCTAAGGATTTCCTTCATATCAATGATTTTGACAAGGATACAATAATGAATATCCTTAATCGAGCGATTGAGGTTAAGGCAGCGATAAAGTCTGGGGACAGGAGCTTCCAACCGTTCAAAGGGAAATCAATGGCGATGATTTTTGCCAAGCCATCAATGAGGACCCGTGTTTCATTTGAGACGGGATTCTTCTTACTTGGCGGGCATGCTATTTATTTGGGTCCAGATGATATCCAGATGGGCAAGCGTGAGGAGACTCGTGATGTTGCTCGAGTACTTTCTGGCTATAATGACATCATTATGGCTAGGGTCTTTGCTCACCAG GATATTCTGGACTTGGCAAATTATGCACCTGTACCTGTCATAAATGGTCTCACTGACTATAACCATCCATGCCAGATAATGGCTGATGCACTTACTATGCTTGAGCACATTGGTCGTATTGAAAACACCAAG GTTGTCTATGTTGGAGATGGGAACAACATTGTGCACTCATGGCTTCTATTGGCTGCTGTACTTCCTTTTCACTTTGTATGTGCTTGTCCCAAGGGATTTGAGCCTGATGCGAAGACAGTGGAGATCGCTAGGAGTGCTGGAATCAGTAAGATTGAAATAACAAACGATCCCAGGGAAGCAGTTAAGGGAGCAGATGTTGTGTATACAGATGTTTGGGCCAGCATGGGCCAAAAGGAAGAAGCTGATTATAGAAAACAGAAGTTTCAGGGATTCACG GTCGATGAAGCCCTGATGGAGATTGCTGGCTCCCAAGCCTACCTTATGCACTGTTTGCCTGCTGAGAGAGGAGTGGAGGTGACAGACGGTGCCATCGAGGCTCCCAACTCAATCGTGTTCCCCCAGGCTGAAAACAGAATGCACGCTCAGAATGCCATCATGCTCCACGTGCTCGGTGCTTAA